TGCTGGCCGGCGCGGTCGGCGTGCACACCGGAGACGTGCGCAATGGCGGAGCACTGGACGTCAACATCCGCGGCCTGCAGGGCCAGAACCGGGTGCCGGTGATCATCGACGGCGGCCAGCAGGCCATCGACGTGTACCGCGGTTATGCCGGCGTGCAGCAGCGCAGCTACCTCGACCCGGACCTGATCAGCGCGGTCAGCATCGAGAAGGGGCCGAGCCTGGCCGCCAACGCCGCCAGCGCAATCGGTGGCGTGGTCTACATGGAAACGCTGAACGTCGATGACATTCTCGACGACGGCCAGGCCTGGGGCCTACGCGTGCGCGGCGGCGTGGCCGACAACAGCATCGACCGCACCCGCACGTTCAAGCAGATCGCGCGTGGCAGCGACAACCGCAACAGCCTGCGCGACCCGCGCGACTGGAACGGCAGCGTGGCCTTCGCCCAGCGCGGCGAAGACTGGCAGCTGGTGGCCGCTTACGCACGACGCCGCCAGGGCAACTACTTCGCTGGCAGCAACGGCGCCCACCGCTACGACGACCAGCACCTCTCCAGCGGCGGCACCGGTATGTCCAGCCAGGCGGTCTCGGACATGTACCACCCCGGCGATGAGGTACTCAACACGCACACCGACAACGAATCGTCGCTGCTGAAATTCACCTGGACACCCAACCCCGACCAGCGCCTGGAGCTGAGCCACCGCTACTTCAATTCCAGCTTCGGCGAAATCATGCCGTCGGCAATCGGGCGCGTGGGCGAGTCCAACGAATGGGTGACCTACGTGGACAAGGCCAACACCATGTTCCAGTTCGAGCCCGGGAAGATGCGGGTCAACGCCACCTCCCTACGCCATCGCTACCGCCCCGAGGCGCACCCGTGGCTGGACCTGAGCAGCACGCTGTGGTTCACCACCGCCACCAGCCGCATGTTCAACAGCAATATCGCCAATACGCCGCTGTTCAAGGAAATGGCCTCCGACCAGATGCCCGACACGCTGGGCGAGACTTACGGCCCCGGCTTGCAGTCGGACGTGAAGACCCGGCGTTGGGGCCTGGACAGCAGCAACACCACCCGCTTCAGCAACGGCCTGGGCGACTGGACGCTCCGTTATGGCGCCTCCTTCCAGCACGAGGACACCGCACCGAACTCGCCGGTGCTGCCGGTGGACTACAACAACAACCGTTACCTGCGATCGGGCACGCGCCGCGAGGCCAGCGTGGTGGCCTCGTTGCAATGGCAGCCGTGGGACTGGCTGTCACTGACCGCCGGCGGCCGCTTCATCGACTACCGCACCCGCGACCGCAACCGCGTGGCCTTCGTCAGCGAATCGCGTGACCTGCGCTACACCTTCGCGCGCCTGAGCAAGGGCGGCCAGCTGCTGCCGGGCTGGTACAAGGAGTGGTACCCGGATGTACAGGGCAACTACACCTATGACTCGCTGCGCGCCACGCCCTATGGCGACAGCACGCTGGGCCAGACCTACGATTTCGACGGATTCATCCGCGATCCGCGTGGTGCCAATGGCTTCTACACCAAGCAGATTCCCACCGCCTGGGGCTACAAGCCGGCGATCCGGCGCTCCGGCCACGGCTTTGCGCCCTATGCCGAGGCGCGCTTCAACCTCGACGCGGACACGTTCTTCTACGTGAAGTACGCGCAGGGCTGGAAGATGCCCAGTCTGTTCGAGTCGACGCTGGGCAACAGCACCTCGGCGCCGGTGGCCGACCTGAAGCCGGAGAAGAACCGTTCCTGGGACATCGGCTTCAGCCTGCTCAAGCAGGACCTGTGGCGCGACGGTGATCGCCTGGCATTCAAGGTCGCCTGGTTCAAGAACGATATCGACAACGCGATCACCCGTCGCTTCGATTCCAGCAACTGGGCCTTCTATGTCGACAACGTCGACAACTACACGGTGTCCGGTTACGAGCTGCAGTCCGGTTATGACGCCGGCATTGCCTACCTGGACCTGTCGGCCAGCTATTACCAGCGCGCGCGCACCTGCGATGCGGCCACCGCCAAGCGCCTGCGCGAAGATCCGTATGCGAAGTGGAGCAAGCTGGACGCCAAGCCAGACTGCGTGGACGGCGGCTTCGGCACCTCGTTCGTCAACGCACAGAACCCGCCGAAGTACTCGATCCACAGCACGCTGGGCTTCCGCCTGTTCGATCGCCGCCTGGATACCGGTATCCGGCGTACCTACAACAGCGGCCCTACCCATGAACTGGACAAGCCCTGGAACACCACCGGCTCGACTGGCCTGCAGAACATCTACCTGCCGACCGCGATCTACGACTTCTATGCACGCTGGCAGTTCACCCCGCGCAGCGAAGTGGAGCTGGTGGTCAGCAACCTGCGCAACACCTACTACATGGACACGCTGGCGATGAGCCTGATGCCCGGCCCGGGCCGCACCACGCGGCTGAACTTCACCGCACGCTTCTAACGGCTGCAGGAACAGCAGCGCCCCGGAGAGATCCTCCCCGGGGCGCTTGCTTGTGGCGGCTCACGCTCTGGCAGGTGCCAACCGTGGTTCTGGTAGGCGCCAACCTTGGTTGGCGCAACGATGCATCACTTCGCGGTACTCAGCAGCAGCACCGCGAAAGTGACCAGCGCGATGCCGATCCAACCAATCGGACGCAGGCGGTTGCCGAACAGCAGGCGACCGCAGGTGGCGGTACCGATCACGCCGATCGCCCCCCACATTGCATAGGCGGTGGCCAGGTCCATATAGCGCACGGCCTGGCCGAGCAGGGCAAAGGCGATCCAGACCAGGACGATCGCACCGACGCCCCAGCGCCAACGACGGAAACCTTCCGACTTGGCCACCATCATGTTGGCGGCGACGTCGATCAGTGCCGAACAGATCACGAAAAACAGGGCCAGGGTATTCATCAGTGCGCCTCCCCGAGAGTGACGCAGACGATGCCCACCACCGCCAGCACCAGGCCGGCCAGCTGCTGCAGCGACAGGCTCTCACCGAAGACGGTGAGGCCGACCACGGTCAGCAGGGTCAGGCCGAGGCCTTCCCACACCGCGTAGGCCACGCCCACCGCGATGCGGCGCACCGACTGCGCCAGGAAGAAGTAGGACAGCGCCAGCGCGCCGGCCATGACCAGATAGCCGGTCCAGCCGCCATCGCGGGCGGCATGGGCCATGAACGAGGTGCCGACCACTTCGGCGATGATCGCCACGGTCAGGCAAGCCCAGGCGACCAGCGCGCCACGGGCGGGAACAGTACGGGACATGTGAAACTCCTTGCAGGACGGGGACCGCGCCGCCTCATCAATGGATCCACGCCGCGCGTGGAGGGTCCGGAACGCCCCTCGCAGACAGGGGCGACGGGGATTAGTATCATCGTCTTTTACGGTGGTATCAAAATGGATTCCATCGATAGGAGCGATGGATCAATGCCCTATTCCCCTGAATCCCTGCAGGCCTTCGTGGAAGCCGCCGCGCTGGGCTCGTTCTCGGCCGCGGCACGGCGGCTGCGCAAGACCCAATCGACGGTCAGCACCGCCATCGCCCACCTGGAGGCCGACCTGGGCGTGAGCCTGTTCGATCGCAGCGGGCGCTACCCGCAGCTGACCGAGGCCGGGCGCCAGGTGCTGGGGCACGCGCAGGAGATCCTGGCCGCCGATGCGCGCCTGCAGCAGTTGAGCGTGCGTCTGGCCGCGCCGGTCGAGCCGCGCCTGACCGTTGTGTTTTCCGATGTCTACCAGCTCGATCCCGAGCAACGGATCCTGCAGCGCTTCGCCGAGGCATTCCCGGAAATCGAACTGGAATGGCTGGATGCCGAGGGCGAGGACGTACTGGAGCTGGTCGCCAGTGGTCGTGCCGGTCTGGGCCTGCTGCCACGGCAGGAGCACTATCCGGATGGGCTGGTGGCACGGCCGCTGGCGCATCACAGCGAACTGTCGGTGTACGTGGCGCGCGAACACCCGCTGGCCAGCGCCGGGCGTCGCGCTGCCGCACAGCTGGCGCGGCACCGGCAGGTGCGCCTGAGCGCGGAAGTCGATCAATCGCGCGTGGTCACCGGCCTGGCGTGGACCGCCACTGACTATCTGATGGTGATGGAGATGGCCGAGGACGGCATCGGCTGGGCCGAACTGCCGCGGGCACTGGTGCAGCGCTACGACCGTGGCCGGCTGGTGGAACTGACCCTGCCCGGCTGGCCGCGGCGCATCCACAGCGACCTGCTGTGGCGCCGCGACACGCCGCCGGGACCTGCCGCACTATGGTGGGCCGACGCGCTGGGGTGAACCGAAAAAGGGGACGGAGGGGATTAAGTCGTTTATGCATAAACGACTTAATCCCCTCCGTCCCCTTTTTTGTGTGTCAGCGGTGGGCGAGCGCGTAATCCAGCGCCGAGCATACTGCCGCCACCTGCGCGTCGTTGCACTGCTGCGGGGTCGCGCGCGGGCTGTCCGGGTAGACCTCGGTGGTGGTGGTGTACTTCGCGCCGGTAATGCCGGCGCACAGGCCCAGCTTCACCAGCGGGTACTCGATCACGCCATGGGCCACCACCGGCGAACCGATGATCTCGCCCTTGTCGTCGGCCGGCGCGATGTGGGTGACCTTCTCCACCGCGGCGATGACCGCCTGCTGGAACGCCGCCTGCGGGTTCTCGCTGTCGTCCACCAGGTAGAAGCCATCGGGAATCAGGCCCGGCTCGAACGGCTTGCCGTCACGCGCGGCCAACGCCGGGCGGAACTCACTCTCGTCGCTGTCGGTGGTCTCGTGCAGGTCGATGTGCAGCACGAACTGGTCCTTGATCGGTGCGATCAGCTCGATCAGCGCGGTCGACTCGCGGGCCGGGCCATCGGCGCGGAAATTGCGGTTCGGGTCGATCGCATCGAAGTTCCAGCGGTTGATGCGCTCGAAGCCCCACGGATTCACGCACGGTGCCACCAGCAGGTTGGCCTTGCCGGCGTAGTCGGCGGCGTGCTTTTCGAGGAATTCCAGCGCACCCATCACGCCGCTGGTCTCATAACCGTGCACGCCACCGGTAACCAGGGCAGCCGGCAGCGCCGGGTTCCAATCGCGGCTGCGCAGGGCGAACAGAGTGTAGGTATCGCCAGCGTAGTCGAGCTGGCCATACGCCACCTTGTCGAAGCGCGAGGCCAGCGACTCGATGCGCGGCAGCACCTCCTCGTCATAGCGACGCAGGCGCTGCTGGCGGCCACGCCACAGCTCCCGTTCCGCCGCTCCCCACGGCTGGCCAGGGGTTCCGACGGGGTAGAAGGCGGCTTGGGACATGGCGGATCTCAGCGAGTCAGGAAGCAATCGCCCACTCTATCACCGGGGCGTCGGCATGAACCGGGGATGCATTCCAATAGCGAATGGAATCAGCAATAATTCTCATTTACGACCTTCCACAGCCCGCACCGATGCCCATCCACGCCCTGCAACCGGCCGGCCTACCCCTGGCCGCCGCCCTCGCCCTGTGCCTGCTTCCGGCCACCCGCGCCTTCGCCCAGGACAGCGCCACCACGCTGGACAGCATCCAGGTCTCCGGCAGCTGGCTGGGCACCGGCCTGCATGACAGCGTCAAGAGCTTTGCCGGTGCACGCACGGTGGTCGACCGCCAGCGCATCGAGGCCAGCGGCGCGGCCAGCATCGGTGATGCCATGCGCCGCATCCCCGGCGTACAGGTCACCGACAACTCCGGCACCGCCGGCAGCTCGGTCTCGCTGAACATCGGCGTGCGCGGCCTGACCGGGCGCTACTCGCCGCGCTCGACCGTACTGCTGGACGGCGTGCCGCTGGCGGTGGCGCCGTATGGCCAGCCGCAGCTGTCGTTCGCGCCGACCAGCCTGTCCAACATCGAATCGATCGATGTGGTGCGCGGCGGCGGTGCGGTGCGCTACGGCCCGCAGAACGTGGGCGGCATCATCAACTTCAGCACCCGTGCCATTCCCACCGGCGCCGGCCTGCACGGCGAAGCCGGCGTGCGTTACACCGCCTACGACCACGGCGGCGGCGACAGCACCCAGTACAACGCCTTCCTCGGCGGTACCGGCGACAATGGCCTGGGCGCGGCCCTGCTGTACTCCGGCCAGGACGGCCGCGGCTGGCGCCAGGGCAGCGATGACCGCTTCAACGACCTTGCGCTGAAGTTCGCCTACGCCATCGATGCGCAGCAGGAACTGCGCGCCAAGCTGTCCTACTACGATGTGCGCTCGCTGACCCCGGGCGGCCTGACCCGCGCCCAGTACGAGGCCGATCCGTTCCAGAACACCCGCCCCACCGATTTCTGGAAGGGCCACCGCACCGGCATAGACCTGGGCTACACCAACACGCTGTCCGACAACAGCGAGTTCGAGGTGCTGGCCTATTACAACGAAAGCAACCGTGCCAGC
The sequence above is a segment of the Stenotrophomonas maltophilia genome. Coding sequences within it:
- a CDS encoding SMR family transporter, yielding MSRTVPARGALVAWACLTVAIIAEVVGTSFMAHAARDGGWTGYLVMAGALALSYFFLAQSVRRIAVGVAYAVWEGLGLTLLTVVGLTVFGESLSLQQLAGLVLAVVGIVCVTLGEAH
- a CDS encoding TonB-dependent receptor domain-containing protein, producing MKLPCPSPRPLAIALCLALATPCLLPAAAHAQDAAAAVRWQIAAGPLDQALTTFGQQSGLSIAADARLTRGRHSGGVQAALTAEAALAQLLAGTGLTFQRDASGVVLQAAPPTDAGVRQIGTLRVAGQASEGASPWGLADADAVYRDSGSRVHLDHQQLERFRGQSIGDVLAGAVGVHTGDVRNGGALDVNIRGLQGQNRVPVIIDGGQQAIDVYRGYAGVQQRSYLDPDLISAVSIEKGPSLAANAASAIGGVVYMETLNVDDILDDGQAWGLRVRGGVADNSIDRTRTFKQIARGSDNRNSLRDPRDWNGSVAFAQRGEDWQLVAAYARRRQGNYFAGSNGAHRYDDQHLSSGGTGMSSQAVSDMYHPGDEVLNTHTDNESSLLKFTWTPNPDQRLELSHRYFNSSFGEIMPSAIGRVGESNEWVTYVDKANTMFQFEPGKMRVNATSLRHRYRPEAHPWLDLSSTLWFTTATSRMFNSNIANTPLFKEMASDQMPDTLGETYGPGLQSDVKTRRWGLDSSNTTRFSNGLGDWTLRYGASFQHEDTAPNSPVLPVDYNNNRYLRSGTRREASVVASLQWQPWDWLSLTAGGRFIDYRTRDRNRVAFVSESRDLRYTFARLSKGGQLLPGWYKEWYPDVQGNYTYDSLRATPYGDSTLGQTYDFDGFIRDPRGANGFYTKQIPTAWGYKPAIRRSGHGFAPYAEARFNLDADTFFYVKYAQGWKMPSLFESTLGNSTSAPVADLKPEKNRSWDIGFSLLKQDLWRDGDRLAFKVAWFKNDIDNAITRRFDSSNWAFYVDNVDNYTVSGYELQSGYDAGIAYLDLSASYYQRARTCDAATAKRLREDPYAKWSKLDAKPDCVDGGFGTSFVNAQNPPKYSIHSTLGFRLFDRRLDTGIRRTYNSGPTHELDKPWNTTGSTGLQNIYLPTAIYDFYARWQFTPRSEVELVVSNLRNTYYMDTLAMSLMPGPGRTTRLNFTARF
- a CDS encoding DMT family transporter translates to MNTLALFFVICSALIDVAANMMVAKSEGFRRWRWGVGAIVLVWIAFALLGQAVRYMDLATAYAMWGAIGVIGTATCGRLLFGNRLRPIGWIGIALVTFAVLLLSTAK
- a CDS encoding M14 family metallopeptidase codes for the protein MSQAAFYPVGTPGQPWGAAERELWRGRQQRLRRYDEEVLPRIESLASRFDKVAYGQLDYAGDTYTLFALRSRDWNPALPAALVTGGVHGYETSGVMGALEFLEKHAADYAGKANLLVAPCVNPWGFERINRWNFDAIDPNRNFRADGPARESTALIELIAPIKDQFVLHIDLHETTDSDESEFRPALAARDGKPFEPGLIPDGFYLVDDSENPQAAFQQAVIAAVEKVTHIAPADDKGEIIGSPVVAHGVIEYPLVKLGLCAGITGAKYTTTTEVYPDSPRATPQQCNDAQVAAVCSALDYALAHR
- a CDS encoding LysR family transcriptional regulator — its product is MPYSPESLQAFVEAAALGSFSAAARRLRKTQSTVSTAIAHLEADLGVSLFDRSGRYPQLTEAGRQVLGHAQEILAADARLQQLSVRLAAPVEPRLTVVFSDVYQLDPEQRILQRFAEAFPEIELEWLDAEGEDVLELVASGRAGLGLLPRQEHYPDGLVARPLAHHSELSVYVAREHPLASAGRRAAAQLARHRQVRLSAEVDQSRVVTGLAWTATDYLMVMEMAEDGIGWAELPRALVQRYDRGRLVELTLPGWPRRIHSDLLWRRDTPPGPAALWWADALG